TCTACTCTTAGCAATCTAGCATCTGGCCTAAGAGTGCCCAGAAAGCACCCCTCCAGGCTGCTGCAGCCAAGTGGCCCCCTGTCCCTGTCAtcctcctctgtctccctgcAGCCTGGTGGAGGGCTGTGTGGGGTTGTGAGGACCTGGCCTCAAACCCTAACTCCAGCCCTTCCTTGCTGTGCCATCCTGAGCAggttacttaaactttctgagccttagtttgcTTCAGTGTAAACCTCCCTCCTGGGTCAGCTCTGAGAGTGGGCTGTGATAATGCAGAAAATGCATGTCCAGTGCCTAACAATGCTCTGGATTATGATCCAGACCCTAGGCCCCTTCTACAAACCCTCTTCTCCATGGGCTGCCTCGCTGACCACTAGGTTCCTCCCACTGACCTCTCtcacctctctctttctttcctcttcctcagtcTCCTAAGAATTGCTAACCCTGAATGAGCCTTGACTTGAAGCCTGGCAGCATCAAAGCCCTGTTAACCTCCAGGTCTGACCACAGCTTTAGGAGGAATGTAATCtcctcatctccattttatagatgagaaaactgaggcacaggctgGCAAGCTATCAAAACTCATGCTGCTTGGAAGTGACAGGCCTGGGTTTCAAATCATGACAGTTTGACAGAAGGGCCAGGCTCCTCGCCCCTGCACCCATTGCCTTCCGTTGAGAGAGGCCCAGGCCTCGGTCCTGGACCCTCTGTGTTCCCTGCAACCCTTTCTAGATAGTGCCAAGTTCCTAAATTTCATAGATCTAGATGTGAAAGGTAAAATAGAGAAGCTGCTGGAAGAAACAAAAGAGCACATCATCATGACATTGGGGGCAGCAAATATTTCCTAAATAGGATTCTAAAATAACGAAccttaaaagaaaagataaactggATTGAATTAAAATCGAGAActttttttgctaaaaaaaaaaaatcgagaaCTTCTGCTCATCTAAAGACACCATTAAAAGAGTTAGAAAGCCAGCCACCGAGTGGTAGAGACATACACAGTCTGCACAGCTGACAAAAGGTTCGTATCCAGCATAGAGAAAGAGCTTCTATGATTCAATCCACTTTCCCACAGACTTCCTTGTAAACATCATATAGGCCTGGATTCGGATCCTGGCTTTTCCACCTGTTTTAGTGAGATCTTGGACAAGTCCTCTCTGAGTTTCTGACACCCTAAATTAATTCTCATATTTCTAAATTGGGGATCAATCCATCGCCGGTATCCCACATTGTTGTGTTTCCTATGGGAATCAAAAAAGAGATAATTTTCCAAAAGTAGATCATGTATTAGATGGGtggttatgtgtatatatatcaagaCCGCCAACCCCCTATCCCTCCTCTCAGATTGAAGCTCCCCAAGGACTTGGGCCAGGTGTTAGGCTGATCTCTGACACTGTGCACAGGCCCTGGCACATGGCTCAGAGTATATGGGAGcacatatttttaatacatgaatGGGCAGGGAACAGCATTTCTGGATGAGGGAACCAGCATGAGGGTGGAAATGTACAGTCAAGTACATTGGGGGTCAAGTTAGGGTATAATCACAGGAAAAGTGAGAACACGCTGGGCCTGGATGGGGATGGATCTTAAATACAGGCATTGTCTGGAAGGCCCTAGGCAGCCATTACAGTTTTGGGGACAAGGGCTGTGTacaggaagggggagagagaaagggagagacagagagcttAGAGATTGGAGGTCAGTGGTGGTAAAAGATTTCTTTCTAAGCAGCAGCCATTTCAGAACTTCCTGCTCAAAAGAAGGAAGCCGATGagtgagaaaaaacagaaaagagtgcATTCAGTGGGAGGGGTGGCCAGTGGCCAGAGTGTGAATGAGGGGAGCAGAGCAGGAGAGGATCTGGCCTCAccaccccttcctctcctgccaGAAAGGGACCACCAGACAGAGTGCTTCTCCAGtggggtccccagaccagcagcctcAGTGTCACCCTCACCGGGGAGGTTGCCAGAGATAGCAAgtctcagaccccaccccagacccacagaAAAAGAATCTCTGGGGGGTGGGCCAGCGCTCTGttctaacaagccctccaggagtTCCGAGTGTTGCCAATCTAAGAATCACGATGAGGCGACCGCAGAGAAGAAAGTCTTCCCTGATCTTCCCTTTCAGAGGCACTGGTGAGAGATGAGAGGTGACTGAGCCGGTCTCCCCAAGCAAAGGGGACTCACCTGGAGATGAGCATTTGAAACTGCTCTTGGGTGCAGCTCAACCCGACTCTCCATCTTTGCACAAACACTGGCTCTTGTGGGGCGCCCCAGAATCCAACCAAAGACTCATCCCCTGAAAAATGTCTCACTCCACCTGGCCTCCTGCTGTGAATTTACTTGGTACACCCCGTCTTATCCCAGGACTCAAGCATTATCAGACCTGGCAGCCCAGCAAGTGCTGTGTGGCGGGTGCTGGCTGAGGCCACGCCCGGTAATTGATGAGCCATTCAGGGCCCTGCACCTGACCCAGGTTCTGACCCAGGGCTTGATTATCAATTAGCATAAAGTAGCAGCACTGCAGGGGAAGGGGCAGTACCTGGGTGTGGGAGGGGCGGACCGGGGCTGGAGGAAGGTCTTCCCAGCGCACTAGCTGGGCGCAGTTCTGACCTCCCATCTCCAGGGTCTGACCTGCCTTCAGAGGTGAGTTTGCATGCTGCGGGGACTGGTGAGTGCTTGTCTTGCTGGTAGGGTGGACCCAGCTCTAGCATTTTGTGTTGAAGTCTGAGAAGAAGGGTTGCCTGTATTCCCAGCTCTGAGAGTAGAGTGGAGAGGGGAATCGGTGATACTGAATCTTCCTTGTACACTTTCTAGAAAGCCTTGTCTTAGGATGAAGTCCCCTCCACCCATGGAATCCTGGTTAAATGGCCTCCCTATCTTTAAGGTTTACCCACACGTGAGCCTGGGCTGCTGCCCATATCTCTTTGCCCATCCTCTTCACCCTGGGCTGGGAATGTGTGTCCTCCCCGCTTTCACCCctccccggggggggggggccgaGGCAGCCCCGGGGTCCCAGTTAAAGGAGACTGCTGCGTGTCTGGGCCAATTTGCTAAATTATTTAAACAAGTAACTAAGAATCATGAGGACCCCAAATtgtcagttggggaagatgacaAAGAAAGGACTTGGTTGAAGAAAAGGCTCATGGCCTACAATTTTAATTTAGGTTTAAATAGCCACAGATATGCAAAAACTATCCAAGTTCTGCAGTGACAAATCTTCCTCCCATTCCTCTTTCCTACTTGCCCATTTCTATTCCCAAGGGCAATGCCCTTCTTAATTTCTTATGTGCATACAAAACATATGCAAGATAGGTTCTAATTCCATCTTTTTACAGCAAATCTGTGCATTATGTGCATTgaatccacccctcccccattaaCTGACCTTGGGATTTTCCTTGTTCAGATGTAAGTGTCCTTGTTATTTTTAACAGTTGTGTCATATTCCACTTAATGCATATACTGTGACTTATCTCACCAGTTCCTTCTTATGGACTTTGGGTTTGTCATCTACTATCGTAAGCAATGCTGTGTTGCTTCAGTTTAGACATGGATTTTTATCTGAGGGCAcctttaggataaattcctgaAAGTGGAAGTGCTGGGTCAGAGGGTAACTGCACTGTCACTGTGGTGGAtactgccttccttcctctgatGGGAAGTAGAAAGCAGACTGCTGAGAACCAGACAGGGCAGAATTTGAATCTCTTCTCCGTGCTTTCTAGCTATTTGCTCACCTGCTCAGAGCTTCAGTGTTAGAACCTGTAAAATGTGGCCCACACAGTTGTGTGGATGAAATGGGACCAACTATGTAAAGTATTTGGTTCAGGGCCAAAGACACAGTGAGACCTCCAAGTGTCAAGAGGAGTGGAGTCTGGCCATATAGCTGCCCTCACGTCTTCCCAAGGGCAGGCAGCGTGGGTACCCCCGGGTGTCTGAGAGCCAAGGATTGAGCCTGGTCTCAAGGCATTGGTTCCAGTTGGAGGATCCCCTCCCCAGCCTTGCACATCGTCTTCTCCCTGAAGCTTCTAATACGTCCTGAGAATGGAACACTGGGTCTCCTCAGGGCCTTCTGGGGATAGCTATTGGGCAGCCTGAAGGAAGGCATTTGGTCTGCCTTAAATCCTCAAAGCTCTGGTCCCTGGCACAGCCTCCAAATAAACACACTGTCTGCCATGTAGTGAGTGTTTGCCACTGGCCTGATATAATTATGAGTATTTCTACACGCATGATTCCATTCAGTTCTCAGGAATTATCCCCTAGGATGGGAAAGATTAAGTCACCACCAGCCAGACTCTTCATCATTCTGCAGCCTCGCCCCATCCAAAGGGAACGTCTTGTTTGCAGGACCGCTGAGTTCTTCCACGCTTTTCCCCTCTGGGGAGTACGTGGGGCAGGGTGGCAAGAGACACTGCGATGTGTGTgcagtttcctgtttcttttttctttttctttttctttcttaatagccattctaggggcttccctggtggcacagtggttaagaatccgcctgccaaggcaggggacacgggctcgagctctggtctgggaagatgccacatgccatggagcaactaagcccgcatgccacaaactacagaagcccacgtgcctagagctgtgctctgcaacaagagaagctgctgcagtgagaagcccgtgcatcacaacgaagagtagcccctgctcgccacaactagagaaagcccacgcgcagcaacgaagacccaacgcagccgaaaataaataaataaatttatttttttaaaagttagccattcttctttttttaaaaaatatttatttatttggttgcatggggtcttagttgcggcaggcaggctcctgagttgtggcacgtggtctcctTAGGTTGTggtatgtgaactcttagttgtggcatgcatgtgggatctagttccctgaccagggatcggacccgggccccctgcattgggagcttggagtcttagccactacaccaccagggaagtcccacctcttGTTTATATTACTCGtggcgggggttgggggtgagCCCTCATTTGAAAAGTATACGGTCAGATTAAAGGGTGAATTTGATTTTAGAGGATGGGGAATGCAGTCTGTGTGTCTAGAAGGAAAAACATAACTTACCTGGTACTAACATCTCAAAAACATGCATGTGAAATTTTACCCTCAACACCATTGCTGCCAACATGTAGTATCACAAGTTAGTTGGTGACCAATCTTTTGAATCCTCTCCCCGGAGGAGTGTTCTCTGAGTCTTCTCAATAGACCCGGAACATTGTGTCTGCGTGTCagcatcttttctctctcttgctacAGGGCCTCGGGACGAATTGGAAACCAGGATCTGGGTGACGGGCTCATTCCTCTAAACCCTCGACCTGGTAGCTCAGGTACTTCATCGATCAAAGACCATgagtgaagagaaggaagagacctcgTTCAGTATACTCACAATTTATGATGAaccaggagaagaggaggaatgtGCCGAGAGCCCCGGCATTTCCTCCCAGCACGAGCACCATGCACAGTCCCAGCTGGGCGAAGCGTGTGGTCCCCCCCAGCAGCTCCCACGCTACCCAAGGCAGCATGACCTGGCTTATCAGGAGATGAGCTGTGTGAGTCCACAGCAGTGGGCCCCCAGGCCCTGGACAGATCTGAGCTGCAGGCCACTCAGCTCTCCGAGGCAGAATCAGAAGAAGCAGAGCCTGGCCTCAGGTAGGTCTCACCTGAACAAGACTGGTGGGGGGAGCGACACTCGTCTCAGGGAGAGGGATCCTGACACAGAGCTCTCCATCCATTCTCATGCCCtgactctccctctctcctctgtgtgtcaCAGCTCCCCACCAGGATCCGAGGTCGGTAAGTCCCAGCTGGGACGGTGCAGGCAGGCAGGGTGTCTAGCCCATGGCTGGGCGTTGGATGGAGACCTGGAACGAGGCTCCTGGGTGGAGAGAGCAGTCTTCTCCCTGGATCCCGTGATGCTGTTGCTGCCAGACCTCCTCTCTCTGAGTGGCTGGCCGCTGCTGTCTCCCTGCAGGTCAGCCTTGTCCTTCACCTCATCCCAGTGAAGAAGTCTTGGCATTCCTCAGAGCAATTgtaagtgtcttttttttttttttttttttttttttttaaaaatggcatctTTCCCTTCCTGTCACCCCTGGAACAAGAAGCTCGTAGGAAGAAGGTGAGGGCATGCGGTATGTCCACATCCTCACTCTCTCTCCCATAGGTGGTGGGTGCACTGGACTTCCTGCTTCTTTGGACCCAAGCTGCCCTCCTCCCATCACCAGTGTGTAGGGCCTCAGCTGACAGGGTCACTTTGAGAGCTACATCCTAGGAGACTCTGAGCCAGGCTCTGCTCTCATTGCTTATACTCAGAAGTGTCTCAAAATGTGGCCTGTTTATGAGGGAGGCCATCCTGGGCTAGTGCAGAAGGATGTCAGTGGTCTGGGGACCCCAGCTGAGGACACAGTCCtgcctgagggtcagagaggagcTGTTGGATGCAGGGTCAGGAATCGAGTCAGAGGACAGGGAAGGCTGTCCCCCATGGATGAGGGCAGGTCAAGGCTGTGACCCTTTCATGGGCACCCCAGCCTCCCGTTCCAGATGAAGTGGTGGTCAGGCAGATGACCCCACATAAGTCCTGGAAGGTTGGCAAACTCCGCCACGGAAAGAAAGTCCACTCCCTGGCCATCAGCAGCTCTACTCACCACGTGTACACGTGCGGCCATGGCTACATCAGGGTGTGGGATAAGAGTGCCCTGCATGCCTGGGACCACGCCCCCCAGGCCCAGCTGAACTTACAGGTGAGGGGTCATGCAGAAGGCTCAGGGAGCCTAGATGTGACCTGTGTCCTAATACTTGGAGCCCATGCTTCCAGGAGATGATTTGAGAATGTCACCCATTCCTACAGGACCGTCAGAACTGTGTCCTCACCTGCAAGCTGTCCCCCGATGAGCAAAGCCTGATCACGGGGGGTCTGTCCCAGACCCTGACTCTCTGGGACCTGGCGCCCACCCCCCGCATCAGGGCACAGCTGGCCTCCACAGGCCCCATGTGCTATTCCCTGGCTGTCTCCTCCAATGCCCAGATCTGCTTGGCTTGTTTCAAAGGATTTGTTGAGATTTGGGATTTGCAGAACCAAATCTTGATCAGGTATGACCTGGGGGAGGCTGGATGGTGAGGCCTTGGGGAAGCCTGGGCCTCTTTTCCGACCTCACTCTCTCCTCTGCAGTAGGACTAGGTGAGTCGGTGTGGAGAACGCACTTGGGCTACGTATCTAGGGGCTTCCTGGGCCCAAAACTTCTGAGGGTCCAACCAGTGCATGAACCTCTGAGTTGTTTTCCCACCAGGAAGCACGAAGTCCCCATATACGGGTCCCGATGTGTGGACATCACGGGCAATAAGTTCTGGACGGGAGGTGAAGACACCAGACTGTATTCCTGGGACCTGAGGAACTACCAGAGGCTGCAGCAACACGATTTACAGCATGAGGTGCCCGGACGGCCGCGGCTGTGCTGAGTGCAGTCCCCCTGGGGACTGGAGTTGCGGGTGCCCGCAGGAGCAGAGTCCGAGTTTGAAGAGGTGGCCACGAATGATGGCGCCGGCAGCTTTGTGCGCTGACCCCAAACCTCCTTCCAAACAGATCCTCAGCATTACCCACGACCCCAGTGAGGAGTGGCTGTTAGTGGGCCTGAGAATGAGTGACATCGTAATCCTGCACACACACCGAAGGGAGAAGTTTAAGGCTGTCCTGCAGAAATATGTCTACCACCACAATCTCAAGTTTTCCTCCTGTGGTGAGTGAGCAGGCAGGGGACACCTCTGGGTGCCCTGTCACCTGACAAGGCATCCACTCACCTGTAGAGTCTGGACCCAGCCTTATTTCAGACTCTTAATTcccccctctccagccccagcaCTGGCCGGGCCAAGGTCCAAGGCCACCTTCCCACTGCCCTCGCCTCTGCTTCCTCCTATCACTGGTGTTCCTCCCCTGCCAGCCTGGCtacctttcctcccttctttttctgctCACCCCCTCTCCTTTTCTGGCCCTGTCTGTAATGGTAGCTTCCTATATGGAACCACAGCCCAAAGACATCGGCAGACAGAAGATGCTTGAAGCCCCACGTGGCTGTCCAGTTGTTCAGTGCCCCTCACCACAATCCCAGGACtggcaggagggagagggcagaTGAGGGAATGGTTTGGGTCATGTCTCTGAGTtgtatagatggggaaactgagtcagagaAGGAGTGGTCCTCTCCCTGGTCTAGTCGGGAGCAGAGAGCTGGGACTGGAAGGCAGGCTTGGCCTCTGGCCCTTCCATCTGTCTTTCCTTCGCCAGGGAGCTATTTTGTGTCCACACTGGATGAGTCGATCCGCTGCTTAGCTGCTCCTTCTCTACAAAGATTGTTTCAGGTACTGGATGGAGGCGTGTGCAAACCCAGGCAGCTGGAGCTTACAGCCCCAGATCCCAGTTGGTCGGGCCCCAGAAATAGTGCTGGAAAGTACCTCTGAGATGGCAAACAGGGCCATGGAGTACATCGAGGGAACAAGGACTCAAGGTCCTAGGAACTCCTGGGCTCCACCTTGAGCCCTGAACCTGGCCCGGTCTCCAGACTGGGCCTCAGGTCTACACGGAGCCCTGAAACAGACCTGCGTGAAGTGTGCGTCTCCGGCCCCAGTCTGGCCCCTGCATATCATTCCTCTGTGGCCTCTCTTTCCCTCCAGGTAGAGGAGTCTACAGACATCCTATGTTGTGATGTGTCTTCTGACAACCAGTACCTGGTCACGGGCTCCAAGAACAGTGCCACTGTTTACCAGCTCTTGTATTGAAGCTTGCAAGCCACGGTCCTGCTGGTGAAGACCCAAAGAAGACCAGTGTGCTCGGAGGGTGACCTTGGGGTGCCAGGCAACTCTAACACCTCCCACAGCCCCACCTTCTCCTCCCTGGCCGGTCATCTGTCCATTCCCCTCCCACCCAGCACACACCTGGCCTGTTCTCCAGGTTTTTTACTGTGTAACTTAGGgatttttcctttgttattttttctaccactgatttctttattttgtaattgataaaatggaaaagcaaaaaccaaaatggCTTGGATACCCGGTCAGTTATTTCAAACAACAAACTCGTCGTGATGGGCTGCTTATGCCCCCTTTCAGCAAATTCCAGGTTGGGGAAGGAATTTTAGACCAGACTTAGTTTCGTTTATAACTTTTCTGGAATTCTTGGACTCTTAAGAAAGCTCAAGAAGCAACGTATGTCCACGTACAAACTTTCAGATTGTATCAGCGTGTTGGTAGACCAACAACACCCAACCCTTGACGCAGGTTAAGACTCCAGTCACTGGTCTAACCATATCCCAGGATGAGCTGTCCTTTTAACTACCTACTTCGTGAAACCTCGCTTTATCTGAGGCT
Above is a window of Phocoena sinus isolate mPhoSin1 chromosome 19, mPhoSin1.pri, whole genome shotgun sequence DNA encoding:
- the TLE7 gene encoding transducin-like enhancer protein 7; its protein translation is MSEEKEETSFSILTIYDEPGEEEECAESPGISSQHEHHAQSQLGEACGPPQQLPRYPRQHDLAYQEMSCVSPQQWAPRPWTDLSCRPLSSPRQNQKKQSLASGQPCPSPHPSEEVLAFLRAIPPVPDEVVVRQMTPHKSWKVGKLRHGKKVHSLAISSSTHHVYTCGHGYIRVWDKSALHAWDHAPQAQLNLQDRQNCVLTCKLSPDEQSLITGGLSQTLTLWDLAPTPRIRAQLASTGPMCYSLAVSSNAQICLACFKGFVEIWDLQNQILIRKHEVPIYGSRCVDITGNKFWTGGEDTRLYSWDLRNYQRLQQHDLQHEILSITHDPSEEWLLVGLRMSDIVILHTHRREKFKAVLQKYVYHHNLKFSSCGSYFVSTLDESIRCLAAPSLQRLFQVEESTDILCCDVSSDNQYLVTGSKNSATVYQLLY